One region of Dehalococcoidia bacterium genomic DNA includes:
- a CDS encoding Uma2 family endonuclease has translation MVAHAATYKFTVDEYNRLAEIGFFRDARVELIEGDIVNMAPIGSRHYNTVNRLTTLFSPLAAARRAILHVQNPVVISPRSKPQPDVTLLKFREDFYRDREPGPEDVILLVEVADSSSSYEQLTKMPLYARAGVPECWLVDIPHSEIHVFTAPSPDGYKSVATFAGADAIAPAAFPEIRARVEEIIG, from the coding sequence ATGGTAGCTCACGCCGCTACGTACAAGTTCACAGTCGACGAATACAACCGGCTGGCTGAGATCGGCTTCTTCAGGGACGCTCGGGTTGAGCTGATCGAAGGGGACATAGTGAACATGGCGCCAATCGGCAGCCGGCACTACAACACCGTCAACCGACTGACGACGCTCTTCTCACCACTCGCCGCCGCCCGGAGAGCGATCCTGCACGTCCAGAACCCTGTCGTCATCTCGCCGCGCTCCAAGCCTCAGCCGGACGTGACGCTTCTGAAGTTCCGGGAGGACTTCTACCGCGACAGGGAGCCCGGCCCGGAGGACGTGATCCTGCTAGTCGAGGTTGCCGATAGTTCGTCCAGCTACGAGCAGTTGACCAAAATGCCGCTGTATGCACGGGCCGGAGTGCCGGAATGCTGGCTCGTCGACATCCCCCACTCCGAGATCCACGTCTTCACCGCCCCCTCTCCAGATGGCTACAAGAGCGTGGCCACGTTCGCCGGGGCCGACGCCATCGCACCCGCAGCGTTCCCCGAGATCCGCGCCAGGGTCGAGGAGATAATCGGCTGA